A segment of the Plectropomus leopardus isolate mb unplaced genomic scaffold, YSFRI_Pleo_2.0 unplaced_scaffold1784, whole genome shotgun sequence genome:
cctctgtctctttttctgtctctatgtctgtctgtttttctgtctgtctgtctgtgtgtctccacAGTGCCACCTCCTGGAGAAAGCGGGGATCATCAATAAGACCAAAGTAGTGGATAACGGTAAAAAGATCAGGTGAGACTCAATGTGATTCCTCATGGACGAGCTGATTCTCTGTCGTGTCCTCTGCACAACAACAGCGTCAACGTTAGTTGACGCTGTTGTTGTTaacgttgttgttgttgtcactgTCATTGTTGTTGACAGGAAGAACTGGAGTCAGTCCTGGACCGTCCTCCACGGGGGCATCCTCACCTTCCACAAAGACCCAAAATCTGCTCCCACTGGGAACGCTGTGAGAACCAGTAACACACACTGGAACACCGTGTTTATCTGACATCATATAATCTGCCCTCTGATTGGACCGTCAGAGAGATCTGACCAATCAGGAGCTTTATTGTGAAAATCCTGATAGACACGCTAAACATTAGCACGTTAGCATGgtcatgttagcatgctaataacACGACTTTATTGAACGTGTTATTTATGACGACTTCCTGTTCTCTTCAGAGTAAATCGTCACAGATTGTTCCAGAATACACCGTGGAGCTGCGGGGAGCATCGGTGGGCTGGGCCGCCAAGGACAAGTCCTCCAAGAAGAATGTCCTGGAGGTACGTCGTCATGGTTACAGCCAGAGGTCTCTGTGACTCTGTTACCGTGGTTACAGCCTGAGATTACTTCGTCTCTGTTACATGGTTACAGCCAGCTGCTTCTATGACTCTGTTACCATGGTTACAGCCGGTTAGAgaggtttttattttcatgactttCATGGTGTGCTTTATtgtggttaccatggttactgTGGTTACCATAGTAACCTGTAGGTGAAGTggactgtgtgtgactgtgttgctgttgttgtgcaGCTGAAGACTCGTCATGGCTGTGAGTATCTGATGCAGTACGACATTGAGAACATCGTCAGTGATTGGCACAAAGTGATGCAGGACACCATCAGACAGCtggtaatacacacacacacacacacacacacacacacacacacacacacacagtgtcagctgGAGTTTAATGTTTCAGGAACTGGACGAAGATGACGAGGACGACACTGCTTCAGACAAAGAGGACAAAGACAGGAAGAGGTCGTGTGAgtacccaaaatcaaaattattaaataaaaaaaaaataatgaaattacaaaaagattttaaaaagttgatcAAAATAGCTGGCGGTCAGTCAACAGATTAATCAACTCCATTGTTGCAGCTGCACTGCAAAACTGTTTGGtactttaattcattttaaaacttcATAGTTTATTTactcttgttatgtttttattcaaagatCTGAATAAGTAATTAAAGCTGTCTGATAAATGTAGTAGAGTGAGAAGTACAATATTCTCCTCGGAagtgtagtgaagtaaaagtgtaaagttgcatgaaaataaaaaactagaAATAATTAAGAACAAGTATGGAGTAAAAGTTACTTTCTGCTGCTGTGTAATGGAGATAATGTAACACTTTCAGAAAGTTCAggacaagagacaaaaaagacaaaaattattagaaaataataatttaaaaaatagggaaaatgtccagaaaactagattttttttaaactattattattttatcagtatatttatttactgtttatttttttttgccgtctatcttttttcctaaatttcaggtaattatcttgTAAGTCATAACTTGTAACTTCCCCGTGTTTTGGAGAGGAGTCCagctcaggtttctaagggttaaagaACAAATGGATCAGGAGGAAACAGTTTCAGGGCTTATATGGTTTGTCAGAGACCCTCCGATAAACCAcgttcttcttctctgctgcagCAACCAGGAGTTCATCAGGATCAGCCGACTCTGAGCAAAGACGAGTTCGGACCAAACTGCGACGCTTCCTGCAGCGGAGGCCGACGCTGCAGAGCGTTAAAGAGAAGGGCTACATCAGAGGTAACCCGACACCGCCGCCTGTTTCCATGGTGACCACACCATCATTGCTTTAAAACATGAACTAGTGATGCGCggttcaggttttttttaaaaacccgaCCCTACCCAGCTCGAATCTGAACACATGCataaaaaatccagaaaacagaGCTGAGAGTTTCTGTAACGACCTGCTGGCTGTCTGCTGCATCGTGTGAAGTTCACAGTAAATATCACAAGTTAAGCGTgaacaacagaaagaaagaaagaaagcaagagagaaagagagaaagagagaaagtattcagatcttttatgTGGTTACATCTTGATGATCTTGAGTACTTGAGCGCATAGCTGATAGATAcatagtttgtttacatgagcacacagctgatagATACATgatttgtttacatgagcacacagctgatagATACATgatttgtttacatgagcacacagctgatagATACATgatttgtttacatgagcacacagctgatagAGACATGGTGTGTTTACATGAGCCCACAGCTGATAGATACATgatttgtttacatgagcacacagctgatagAGACATGGTTTGTTTACAGAGTTGCGTATTGAACCTGACCTCGCTGTGGACAGAGGGACTAATGACACGGtgctggtcagcagagggaaatgttttatgatttttactgAGCGTCTTGTCTCTGGTGTCCAGATAACGTGTTCGGCTGTCACCTGG
Coding sequences within it:
- the LOC121964946 gene encoding rho GTPase-activating protein 27-like, whose protein sequence is LSLCLFFCLYVCLFFCLSVCVSPQCHLLEKAGIINKTKVVDNGKKIRKNWSQSWTVLHGGILTFHKDPKSAPTGNASKSSQIVPEYTVELRGASVGWAAKDKSSKKNVLELKTRHGCEYLMQYDIENIVSDWHKVMQDTIRQLELDEDDEDDTASDKEDKDRKRSSTRSSSGSADSEQRRVRTKLRRFLQRRPTLQSVKEKGYIRDNVFGCHLDTLCHRENTTIPKFVEKCIRAVERRGLDVDGIYRVSGNLAVIQKLRHKADHEEQLDLEDGQWEEIHVITGALKLFLRELPEPLYPFSCFDKFIAAIRQCDTQHLHHTQRHVT